One Scleropages formosus chromosome 8, fSclFor1.1, whole genome shotgun sequence DNA window includes the following coding sequences:
- the socs5b gene encoding suppressor of cytokine signaling 5b: MEKVGRMWSNLKSRCQTLFHTEGSGRSSGGLEVSAVRCVVDPARGVRLAESLGSRAASPTRSPSSLPLVTEGLQARRGHNCVSDLPQIVEISIDKEGEDGRRPEGTPMARRDSYSRHAPWGGKKKHSCSTKTQSSLETDKRLGRPRGGGPRRERRYGVSSVHDMDLVGGRGSGARSLRQRLHETVGLCLPLRTRSRSSKALFSSKRKIHLTELMLEKCPFPPDSDLAHKWHLIKQHTAPVSPQSSTTLLDAFDSAHHTPEDEEERLRERRRLSIEEGVDPPPNAQIHTFEATASISSLYKLGPKMAPGIGEGSGDGRAGLGSTSGSGIGGAAALVTAAAAAVAVPQQTDCDSEEDSTTLCLQSRRPKQRHTSGEGHFSRQGPWKVHTQIDYIHCLVPDLLQITGLPCYWGVMDRYEAEALLEGKPEGTFLLRDSAQEDYLFSVSFRRYNRSLHARIEQWNHNFSFDAHDPCVFHSSTVTGLLEHYKDPSSCMFFEPLLTVPLHRTFPFSLQHLARAAICRRTTYDGIGGLPLPPALQDFLKEYHYKQKVRVRWLEREPLKIK, translated from the coding sequence ATGGAGAAAGTGGGCAGGATGTGGAGCAACTTGAAAAGCCGCTGCCAAACTCTGTTCCACACCGAGGGCTCCGGGCGTAGCAGTGGTGGCCTCGAGGTGAGCGCCGTCCGCTGTGTGGTGGACCCTGCCCGGGGGGTACGCTTGGCCGAGTCCCTGGGCTCACGGGCTGCCAGTCCTACTCGCAGCCCCTCCTCGCTGCCTCTGGTAACTGAAGGGCTACAGGCACGGCGTGGCCACAATTGTGTGTCGGACTTGCCCCAGATTGTGGAGATCTCCATTGACAAGGAGGGCGAGGACGGGCGCAGGCCAGAGGGTACACCCATGGCACGGAGGGATTCGTACTCACGGCATGCACCGTGGGGTGGCAAGAAGAAGCACTCTTGCTCCACCAAGACTCAGAGCTCGTTGGAGACGGACAAGCGGCTAGGCCGGCCCCGTGGAGGGGGACCGCGTCGCGAGCGTCGCTATGGCGTCAGCTCCGTCCACGATATGGATTTGGTGGGGGGCCGGGGTTCGGGTGCACGCTCGCTGCGTCAGCGATTGCATGAGACAGTGGGCCTCTGTCTGCCCTTACGGACACGCAGCCGCTCCTCCAAGGCCTTGTTCTCCTCTAAGCGCAAGATCCACCTTACGGAGCTCATGCTAGAAAAGTGCCCATTCCCACCGGACTCAGACCTGGCACACAAGTGGCACCTGATCAAGCAGCACACAGCGCCGGTCAGTCCACAGTCCTCCACCACACTGCTAGATGCCTTTGACTCTGCCCACCACACacctgaggatgaggaggagcgCCTGAGGGAGCGGCGGCGGCTCAGCATCGAAGAAGGCGTGGACCCTCCGCCCAATGCCCAGATCCACACCTTTGAGGCCACAGCATCAATCAGCTCCCTGTACAAGCTGGGACCAAAAATGGCGCCAGGGATTGGTGAGGGTTCTGGGGATGGAAGGGCAGGGTTAGGCAGCACAAGTGGCTCAGGCATAGGGGGGGCAGCAGCTTTGgtgactgcagcagcagcggcggtgGCGGTACCCCAGCAGACTGACTGTGACTCAGAAGAGGACTCAACCACCCTCTGCTTGCAGTCACGGCGGCCCAAGCAGCGCCACACCTCCGGCGAGGGCCACTTTAGCCGGCAGGGCCCGTGGAAGGTGCACACTCAGATCGACTACATCCACTGCTTGGTGCCGGACTTGCTGCAGATCACCGGGCTGCCCTGCTACTGGGGTGTAATGGACCGCTATGAAGCAGAAGCGTTGCTGGAGGGAAAGCCCGAGGGCACCTTCTTGCTGCGCGACTCCGCCCAGGAGGACTACCTCTTCTCTGTTAGCTTCCGCCGCTACAACCGCTCACTGCATGCACGTATCGAGCAGTGGAACCACAACTTCAGCTTCGACGCACATGACCCCTGTGTGTTCCACTCGTCAACAGTGACGGGCTTGCTGGAGCACTATAAGGACCCGAGCTCCTGCATGTTCTTTGAACCGTTGTTGACGGTGCCGCTGCACCGgaccttccccttcagcctgcAGCACCTGGCCCGTGCCGCCATCTGCCGCCGCACTACCTATGATGGTATAGGTGGCCTACCGCTGCCCCCTGCCCTACAGGACTTTCTCAAGGAGTATCACTACAAGCAGAAGGTGCGCGTGCGCTGGCTTGAGCGGGAACCGCTGAAGATCAAATAG